DNA from Arthrobacter sp. SLBN-112:
CTCGGGGTGTCCCGGGGTCAGCGAACCCCAGGTGCGGAGCGCCTCCAGGTCCTTCAGCTCCAGGCCGTAGCCGGAGAGGAACAGCTGGATGTAGAGGGTGAGCGAGGTGTGGCCGGGGGACAGCACGAAGCGGTCGCGGCCCAGCCACTGCGGATCGCGCGGGTCATGGCGCATCAGCTTCTGGAAAAGCAGGTAGGCGGCCGGCGCAAGGCTCATGGCGGTTCCTGGGTGGCCGTTGCCCACCTTCTCCACGGCGTCTGCAGCCAGGACGCGGATGGTATCCACGGCGCGCTGGTCCAAGCTGGTCCATGACAGTTCTTGCTTATCCAAATGTGGCACGAAAACCGGGCCCCTCTCTGTGCTGATGGCGGCGGTACACCGGCTCCGTTTAAGGGCGCACTGTGTGGCGCCCGCTGCGGTGTGTACCAGCCGTTCACCATCGAAACGTTGATCCTTGCATTCAGTCACGGACAGCAGCGGGAATGCGTTTTCCACCGCTTTCTTGCTGCGTGCTGATCTGGTGACAGCTTAGCTCGTATCCATTCTCCGGGCGGGCCATATCTCACGTTTTGGACGCAATTTCCCCTTTTGTGAATCAGCATTCCGACCGGTTGAGTTAATCTGCTCGAATGGGCCCGTGAGCAATCAATTGCGCATATGGAAGGGCCGGGACGGGGCCTGCGGCGCGGTATGATATTCGGAGGCCAACGCCGGATGGGCATCGCTATCGCCGCCGGGGTTTCCCGACTGTTGCACGCTCTTGGAGCATTTCCTCCCTTTGTGCCGTGCCCGGGTCCGGGCCGCACGACCGGAGCTGCATTGCCAGCCTCAACTGCCACACAGAACGGGTGACTGCCACCGTGAGCACTACAGATACGCCGCTGAACGCATCCCGGGCCTCCGGCGCCGGGTTTGCCCGTAAGGCCAAGGCGTATCTCGCCCTCACCAAGCCACGCGTGATCGAACTGCTCCTGGTCAGCACCCTGCCCACGATGATCTATGCCGAACGGGGCTTCCCGTCCATCGGGTTGATCCTGGCCACGCTGGTTGGCGGCGCCTTTGCAGCCGGCAGCGCAGGCGCGTTCAACTGCTACATCGACCGCGACATCGACAAGCTGATGCACCGTACGGAAAACCGGCCCCTGGTCACCGGCGAAGTCACCCCGCGGGAGGCCCTGGTCTTCTCCTGGCTGCTGGGCGCGGCCTCGATCGTGATCCTTTGGTTCGGCGCCAATCCTCTCTCGGCCTGGCTTGGGCTGGCCGCCATCTTCTTCTACGTTGTCATCTACACGATGATCCTCAAGCGGCGCACTGCGCAGAACATCGTCTGGGGCGGTGCCGCCGGCTGCTTCCCGGTGCTGATTGCGTGGGCTGCCGTCACCAACTCCGTCGAGTGGCCGGCGGTCATCCTGTTCATGGTGATCTTCCTGTGGACCCCGCCGCACTACTGGCCCCTGTCCATGCGCTACGGCGAGGACTACCGGAACGCCAACGTCCCCATGCTCGGAGCCATCGCCGGCGCCAAGGTGGTGTCCGTCCAGGTGGTCCTGTACGCCTGGGCCATGGTGGCCTGCTCGCTGCTGATGATTCCGGGCGGAGGTGCCGGTTGGGTCTACACCGTCACCGCCATCCTTGCCGGTGCATGGTTCCTTTACGAATCACACGCCCTTTACGCCCGCGCCCAGCGCGAGGACATCCAGGACAAGCGCGCCATGAAGGTGTTCCACGGTTCCATCAGCTACCTCACCCTGCTGTTCATCGCCCTGGCGGTGGACCCGTTCGTCGGGCATGCAATCATCGCCGGTTAGGCCAAGGCAACAGCCATGGCGGCTCCCACCTCATGGTGGAGGCCGCCGTTTGCTTTAACTACATGCCGCCCGCGTTGGTTTGACCTTCTTGTCATATCCGTCACTTTAGCTGTCATCGCCAATGACAAGATGCTTACGGTGGACGGGAACCTTCCCTCGACCCAAGGAGATTCCCATGGAAGCCCGTCCCTCCGCAGTCCCCGCGCCCAGCCACAGCCCGCCGGGAGGGAAAGGAGACCGCGGCCGCTTCAGATTCCCCCGGCCGCCGTTTGCCGCCCATCTTGGTGCCGACGTACCGGCATCCCTGGTGGTGTTCCTGGTGGCCCTCCCGCTCTCGCTCGGCATCGCAGCCGCGTCGGGAGCACCCATCATGGCCGGACTCATTGCCGCAGCCGTTGGCGGAATC
Protein-coding regions in this window:
- a CDS encoding heme o synthase, whose product is MTATVSTTDTPLNASRASGAGFARKAKAYLALTKPRVIELLLVSTLPTMIYAERGFPSIGLILATLVGGAFAAGSAGAFNCYIDRDIDKLMHRTENRPLVTGEVTPREALVFSWLLGAASIVILWFGANPLSAWLGLAAIFFYVVIYTMILKRRTAQNIVWGGAAGCFPVLIAWAAVTNSVEWPAVILFMVIFLWTPPHYWPLSMRYGEDYRNANVPMLGAIAGAKVVSVQVVLYAWAMVACSLLMIPGGGAGWVYTVTAILAGAWFLYESHALYARAQREDIQDKRAMKVFHGSISYLTLLFIALAVDPFVGHAIIAG